Proteins from a genomic interval of Callospermophilus lateralis isolate mCalLat2 chromosome 1, mCalLat2.hap1, whole genome shotgun sequence:
- the Ccr4 gene encoding C-C chemokine receptor type 4 has translation MNPTDIADTTLDESIYSNYYLYESIPKPCNKEGVKAFGELFLPPLYSLVFLFGLLGNSVVVLVLFKYKRLKSMTDVYLLNLAISDLLFVLSLPFWGYYAADQWVFGLGLCKIISWMYLVGFYSGIFFIMLMSIDRYLAIVHAVFSLRARTLTYGVITSVVTWSVAVFASLPGLLFSTCYTERNHTYCKTKYSVNSTTWKVLSSLEINIFGLVIPLGIMLFCYSMIIRTLQHCKNEKKSKAVKMIFAVVVLFLGFWTPYNIVLFLDTLVELEVLQNCTFERYLDYAIQATETLAFVHCCLNPVIYFFLGEKFRKYIVQLFKTCRGPFMLCQYCGLLQIYSADTPSSSYTQSTVDHDLRDAL, from the coding sequence ATGAACCCCACGGACATAGCGGACACTACCCTGGATGAGAGCATCTACAGCAACTATTACCTCTATGAAAGCATCCCCAAGCCTTGTAACAAAGAAGGAGTCAAGGCCTTTGGGGAGCTCTTCCTGCCCCCTCTTTACTCCTTGGTCTTTCTGTTTGGTCTGCTTGGAAATTCTGTGGTGGTTCTAGTCCTATTCAAATACAAGCGGTTGAAGTCCATGACTGACGTGTACCTGCTCAACCTTGCCATCTCGGATCTGCTCTTTGTGCTTTCCCTCCCATTCTGGGGCTACTACGCTGCAGACCAGTGGGTTTTTGGTCTGGGTCTATGCAAGATTATTTCCTGGATGTACTTGGTGGGCTTTTACAGTGGCATATTCTTCATCATGCTCATGAGCATCGACAGATACCTGGCAATCGTGCATGCGGTGTTTTCCTTGAGAGCAAGAACCCTGACCTATGGGGTCATCACCAGTGTGGTTACGTGGTCAGTGGCTGTATTCGCCTCCCTCCCCGGCCTTTTGTTCAGCACTTGTTACACCGAGCGCAACCACACTTACTGCAAAACCAAGTACTCTGTCAACTCCACCACGTGGAAGGTTCTCAGCTCCCTGGAGATCAACATCTTTGGGTTGGTGATCCCCTTGGGGATCATGCTCTTCTGCTACTCCATGATCATCAGAACCTTGCAGCActgcaaaaatgaaaagaagagcAAGGCGGTGAAGATGATCTTTGCTGTGGTGGTGCTCTTTCTTGGGTTCTGGACTCCTTACAACATAGTGCTTTTCCTGGATACCCTGGTGGAGCTAGAAGTCCTTCAGAATTGCACCTTTGAAAGGTATCTGGACTACGCCATCCAGGCCACAGAAACCCTGGCTTTCGTTCACTGTTGCCTTAATCCAGTCATCTACTTTTTTCTGGGGGAAAAATTTCGCAAATACATTGTCCaactcttcaaaacctgcaggggCCCTTTTATGCTCTGCCAATATTGTGGGCTTCTCCAAATTTACTCTGCCGACACCCCCAGTTCCTCTTACACACAGTCTACCGTGGATCATGATCTCCGTGAtgctctgtaa